In a genomic window of Microterricola viridarii:
- the hisF gene encoding imidazole glycerol phosphate synthase subunit HisF, whose amino-acid sequence MALSVRVIPCLDVADGRVVKGVNFQNLRDAGDPVELAKRYFEQGADELTFLDVTATVDNRSTTYDVVRATAEQVFIPLTVGGGIRSVEDVSRLQANGADKVGVNSAAIARPALIAEIADRFGSQVLVLSLDVKRSERTESGFVVTTHGGRTETDLDALDWARQAIELGVGELLVNSIDADGTKAGFDLELIRIMRELSTVPVIASGGAGAVEHFPPAIAAGADAVLAASVFHNGELTIGQVKAAIAAEGMPVRA is encoded by the coding sequence ATGGCACTCTCCGTGCGCGTCATCCCGTGCCTCGACGTGGCCGACGGCCGCGTCGTCAAGGGCGTCAACTTCCAGAACCTGCGCGACGCGGGCGACCCCGTCGAGCTGGCCAAGCGCTACTTCGAGCAGGGGGCGGACGAGCTCACCTTCCTCGACGTCACCGCGACCGTCGACAACCGCTCCACCACCTACGACGTGGTGCGGGCCACCGCCGAGCAGGTCTTCATCCCGCTCACCGTCGGCGGCGGCATCCGCAGCGTTGAGGACGTCTCCCGGCTCCAGGCCAACGGCGCCGACAAGGTGGGCGTGAACAGCGCCGCCATCGCCCGCCCGGCCCTGATCGCCGAGATCGCCGACCGCTTCGGCTCGCAGGTGCTCGTGCTCTCGCTCGACGTCAAGCGCAGCGAGCGCACCGAGTCCGGCTTCGTCGTGACCACCCACGGCGGCCGCACCGAGACCGACCTGGACGCGCTCGACTGGGCGCGCCAGGCCATCGAGCTCGGCGTCGGCGAGCTGCTCGTCAACTCGATCGATGCCGACGGCACCAAGGCCGGCTTCGACCTCGAGCTGATCCGCATCATGCGCGAGCTCAGCACCGTGCCCGTCATCGCCTCCGGTGGCGCCGGCGCAGTGGAGCACTTCCCGCCGGCGATCGCCGCCGGCGCCGATGCCGTGCTGGCCGCCTCCGTGTTCCACAACGGCGAGCTCACCATCGGCCAGGTCAAGGCGGCCATCGCGGCCGAGGGAATGCCGGTGCGCGCATGA
- the hisI gene encoding phosphoribosyl-AMP cyclohydrolase codes for MSDNANGTGTGNADVDAVIARAAFNADGLLPAIIQQHDTREVLMLGWMDAEALRRTLTEGRVTFWSRSRQEYWRKGDTSGHAQFVRGAALDCDDDALLVQVEQIGAACHTGALSCFDVDPLQPVILPA; via the coding sequence ATGAGCGACAACGCGAACGGCACCGGCACCGGCAACGCCGACGTCGACGCCGTCATCGCCCGCGCCGCCTTCAACGCCGACGGCCTGCTTCCGGCCATCATCCAGCAGCACGACACCCGCGAGGTGCTGATGCTCGGCTGGATGGATGCCGAGGCACTCCGCCGCACCCTGACCGAGGGCCGCGTCACCTTCTGGTCGCGCTCCCGCCAGGAGTACTGGCGCAAGGGCGACACGTCCGGCCACGCCCAGTTCGTGCGCGGCGCCGCACTCGACTGCGACGACGATGCGCTGCTGGTGCAGGTCGAGCAGATCGGGGCGGCCTGCCACACCGGCGCGCTCTCCTGCTTCGACGTCGACCCCCTCCAGCCCGTCATCCTGCCCGCCTGA
- a CDS encoding anthranilate synthase component I yields the protein MSTGTTTRADFDAVAAEHRVIPVMRELFADGETPVNIYRKLAEGRPGSFLLESAEQGGIWSRFSFVGVSSFGVLTQNEESVAWIDYGAPAERVLGDAAGLAPLAALEQLFERWKTPQLPGHPPLTGGLVGFIGWEAIRQIEKLPNKPPKESGVPGQAFSFVAELVVIDHKYGTVQLIANVLNDGRDDADTLWTDAQSRLDALQRRLAQPSEAWLAEVDMNTAPHGRSRTAEADFLASVETAKEYIRDGDIFQVVISQRFEQDCTAAPIDVYRVLRSLNPSPYMYLLSLETPDGEPYWIVGSSPEALVKVQSNRVFTNPIAGSRPRGATPEADADLATELLADAKERAEHLMLVDLARNDLAKVCTPGSIEVTEFMRIERFSHIMHIVSAVEGDLTEGKNAISVFRATFPAGTLSGAPKPRALQIIDELEPAQRGVYGGVVGYFGLAGDADLAIAIRTVTIMGGVATVQAGAGLVLDSVPQTEFEETQNKAAAPLRAVAVANALHRVV from the coding sequence ATGAGCACCGGAACCACCACGCGCGCCGACTTCGACGCGGTCGCCGCCGAACACCGGGTGATCCCGGTGATGCGCGAGCTCTTCGCCGACGGCGAGACGCCCGTGAACATCTACCGCAAGCTTGCCGAGGGCCGCCCGGGCAGCTTCCTGCTGGAGTCGGCTGAGCAGGGCGGCATCTGGTCCCGGTTCTCCTTCGTCGGCGTCTCCTCCTTCGGCGTCCTCACGCAGAACGAGGAGTCCGTCGCCTGGATCGACTACGGCGCCCCCGCAGAGCGCGTGCTCGGCGACGCGGCCGGCCTCGCGCCGCTCGCCGCCCTCGAGCAGCTGTTCGAGCGCTGGAAGACGCCGCAGCTGCCCGGCCACCCTCCGCTGACCGGCGGCCTCGTCGGCTTCATCGGCTGGGAGGCCATCCGGCAGATCGAGAAGCTGCCGAACAAGCCGCCGAAGGAGTCCGGCGTGCCCGGCCAGGCGTTCAGCTTCGTCGCCGAGCTCGTCGTCATCGACCACAAGTACGGCACCGTGCAGCTGATCGCCAACGTGCTGAACGACGGCCGCGACGACGCGGACACCCTGTGGACGGACGCCCAGTCCCGCCTGGACGCCCTGCAGCGGCGCCTCGCCCAGCCGTCGGAGGCGTGGCTCGCCGAGGTCGACATGAACACGGCCCCGCACGGGCGCTCGCGCACCGCGGAGGCCGACTTCCTGGCATCCGTGGAGACCGCCAAGGAGTACATCCGCGACGGCGACATCTTCCAGGTCGTCATCTCGCAGCGCTTCGAGCAGGACTGCACCGCCGCCCCGATCGACGTCTACCGGGTGCTGCGCAGCCTCAACCCGAGCCCGTACATGTACCTGCTCAGCCTGGAGACCCCCGACGGCGAGCCGTACTGGATCGTCGGCTCCTCGCCGGAGGCCCTGGTCAAGGTGCAGAGCAACCGCGTCTTCACCAACCCGATCGCCGGCTCCCGGCCGCGCGGCGCGACGCCGGAGGCCGACGCCGACCTGGCCACCGAGCTGCTGGCCGACGCCAAAGAGCGCGCGGAGCACCTGATGCTCGTCGACCTGGCCCGCAACGACCTGGCCAAGGTGTGCACCCCCGGCAGCATCGAGGTGACCGAGTTCATGCGCATCGAGCGGTTCAGCCACATCATGCACATCGTCTCCGCCGTCGAGGGCGACCTCACGGAGGGCAAGAACGCGATCAGCGTGTTCCGGGCCACGTTCCCGGCCGGAACCCTCTCCGGCGCGCCGAAGCCGCGCGCCCTGCAGATCATCGACGAGCTCGAGCCGGCCCAGCGCGGCGTGTACGGGGGAGTGGTGGGCTACTTCGGCCTCGCCGGCGACGCCGACCTCGCCATCGCGATCCGCACCGTCACGATCATGGGCGGCGTGGCCACCGTGCAGGCCGGGGCCGGCCTCGTGCTCGACTCCGTGCCGCAGACCGAGTTCGAAGAGACACAGAACAAGGCCGCGGCGCCGCTGCGCGCCGTCGCCGTCGCCAACGCACTACACAGGGTGGTCTGA
- a CDS encoding Trp biosynthesis-associated membrane protein, protein MSAARIKGLLIVGGLLSAVLALLAWTQTWVVAHVEGIPIDIDGAAAAPALSALALAGLALGGALAIAGPAFRLVLGVLEVLLGVSVVIASSAAIADPAAAAIADVTKLTGVAGDSAVLALISDAAITLWPWVGVASGVLFAAAGLGVLLSSRRWPGPGRKYQAVRLEHADGAPLSAKDAAIDNWDELSRGSDPTDQQ, encoded by the coding sequence ATGAGTGCCGCACGAATCAAGGGGCTCCTCATCGTCGGCGGGCTGCTGTCCGCCGTCCTCGCCCTCCTCGCCTGGACCCAGACCTGGGTGGTCGCGCACGTGGAGGGCATCCCGATCGACATCGACGGGGCCGCCGCCGCCCCCGCCCTGTCCGCGCTGGCCCTGGCCGGGCTCGCCCTGGGCGGCGCGCTGGCCATCGCCGGCCCCGCCTTCCGGCTGGTGCTCGGCGTGCTCGAGGTGCTGCTCGGCGTGTCCGTGGTGATCGCCTCCTCCGCCGCCATCGCCGACCCGGCCGCCGCCGCCATCGCCGACGTCACCAAGCTCACCGGCGTGGCCGGCGACAGCGCCGTTCTGGCGCTGATCTCGGATGCCGCCATCACGCTGTGGCCGTGGGTCGGCGTGGCCTCCGGCGTGCTGTTCGCCGCCGCCGGCCTCGGCGTGCTGCTCAGCTCGCGGCGCTGGCCGGGCCCCGGCCGCAAGTACCAGGCGGTGCGCCTGGAACACGCCGACGGCGCCCCCCTCAGCGCCAAGGACGCTGCCATCGACAACTGGGACGAGCTCAGCCGCGGCAGCGACCCCACCGACCAGCAGTAA
- a CDS encoding DUF6704 family protein, translating to MSTESVEPGHGNSPAAWTSVVIMLLAFLIGTVAFFLEQEWLVWASAGLLVAGLIVGWALAKAGYGVNGPKYAPKAH from the coding sequence ATGAGCACAGAGTCAGTCGAGCCAGGACACGGCAATTCGCCGGCCGCATGGACCTCGGTCGTCATCATGCTCCTCGCCTTCCTCATCGGAACCGTCGCGTTCTTCCTGGAGCAGGAGTGGCTCGTCTGGGCCTCCGCCGGGCTCCTCGTCGCCGGCCTCATCGTCGGCTGGGCCCTCGCCAAGGCCGGATACGGCGTCAACGGCCCGAAGTACGCCCCGAAAGCGCACTAG
- the trpC gene encoding indole-3-glycerol phosphate synthase TrpC: MLTELTAGSVEDAERRRLSRPYAAVEAAALARPAALDALAALAPAERVKVIAEVKRSSPSRGQLAEIRDPAALASAYEQGGASAISVLTEERKFGGSLADLEAVRAAVSLPVLRKDFIATPYQVLEARAAGADLVLLIVAALEQPLLAELHTLILELGMTPLVETHSADELERAIDLGAALIGVNARNLSTFEMDKNLFGTLSERIPAGTIKVAESAVLSAADVAHYRAAGADVVLVGEALVTSDPIRTLSEFLAVPVRNQP, from the coding sequence GTGCTGACCGAGCTCACCGCCGGCTCCGTTGAAGATGCCGAGCGGCGGCGCCTGAGCCGCCCATACGCCGCCGTCGAGGCCGCCGCTCTGGCGCGCCCGGCGGCCCTCGACGCCCTTGCCGCGCTGGCCCCGGCCGAGCGAGTCAAGGTCATCGCCGAAGTCAAGCGGTCGAGCCCGTCGCGCGGCCAGCTGGCCGAGATCCGCGACCCCGCCGCGCTGGCATCCGCCTACGAACAGGGCGGGGCCAGCGCGATCAGCGTGCTCACCGAGGAACGCAAGTTCGGCGGCTCGCTCGCCGACCTGGAGGCCGTGCGCGCCGCGGTGAGCCTGCCGGTGCTCCGCAAGGACTTCATCGCCACGCCGTACCAGGTGCTCGAGGCCCGCGCCGCGGGCGCCGACCTGGTGCTGCTCATCGTCGCCGCGCTCGAGCAGCCGCTGCTCGCCGAGCTGCACACGCTGATCCTCGAACTCGGCATGACGCCGCTCGTCGAGACGCACAGCGCCGACGAGCTGGAGCGCGCCATCGACCTCGGTGCCGCACTCATCGGCGTCAACGCGCGCAACCTTTCCACCTTCGAGATGGACAAGAACCTCTTCGGCACCCTGTCCGAGCGCATCCCGGCCGGAACCATCAAGGTCGCCGAGTCCGCGGTGCTCTCCGCGGCGGATGTCGCGCACTACCGCGCGGCCGGCGCCGACGTCGTGCTCGTCGGCGAGGCGCTCGTCACGAGCGACCCGATCCGCACGCTCTCCGAATTCCTGGCGGTCCCAGTAAGGAATCAACCGTGA
- the trpB gene encoding tryptophan synthase subunit beta — protein MTNPTDPTPSRNLRDELGPYFGDFGGRFVPESLVAALDELTEAYELTKKDPAFAAELAELHKTYTGRPSIITEVPRFAEHAGGARIILKREDLNHTGSHKINNVLGQALLTKRIGKTRVIAETGAGQHGVATATAAALFGFECVVYMGEVDTERQALNVARMRLLGAEVVAVKAGSRTLKDAINDAMRDWVTNVENTNYIFGTVAGPHPFPAMVRDFQKIIGEEARAQVLELTGALPDAVAACVGGGSNAMGIFHAFLDDPSVALYGYEAAGEGADTPRHAATITKGSPGVLHGARSMMLQDEDGQTYESHSISAGLDYPGVGPEHAWLNSIGRAGYRPVTDAAAMDALLLLSRTEGIIPAIESAHALAGALELGRELGPDSTILVNLSGRGDKDMETAGRYFKLIDEGATQS, from the coding sequence GTGACGAACCCCACCGACCCGACCCCCTCCCGCAACCTGCGCGACGAGCTCGGCCCGTACTTCGGCGACTTCGGCGGGCGCTTCGTGCCCGAGTCGCTCGTCGCGGCCCTGGACGAGCTCACCGAGGCCTACGAGCTGACCAAGAAGGACCCGGCGTTCGCGGCGGAGCTCGCCGAGCTGCACAAGACCTACACCGGCCGGCCCTCCATCATCACCGAGGTGCCCCGCTTCGCCGAGCACGCCGGCGGCGCCCGCATCATCCTCAAGCGCGAGGACCTGAACCACACCGGCTCGCACAAGATCAACAACGTGCTCGGCCAGGCCCTGCTCACCAAGCGGATCGGCAAGACCCGCGTCATCGCCGAGACCGGCGCCGGCCAGCACGGCGTCGCCACCGCGACCGCCGCCGCCCTGTTCGGCTTCGAGTGCGTCGTCTACATGGGCGAGGTCGACACCGAGCGCCAGGCGCTCAACGTCGCCCGGATGCGCCTGCTCGGCGCGGAGGTCGTCGCCGTCAAGGCCGGCTCCCGCACGCTCAAGGACGCCATCAACGACGCCATGCGCGACTGGGTCACCAACGTCGAGAACACCAACTACATCTTCGGCACGGTCGCCGGGCCGCACCCCTTCCCGGCCATGGTCCGCGACTTCCAGAAGATCATCGGCGAGGAGGCCCGCGCCCAGGTGCTCGAGCTGACCGGCGCCCTGCCGGATGCCGTCGCCGCGTGCGTCGGCGGAGGCTCCAACGCCATGGGCATCTTCCACGCCTTCCTCGACGACCCCTCCGTCGCCCTGTACGGCTACGAGGCGGCCGGCGAGGGCGCCGACACGCCGCGCCACGCCGCCACCATCACCAAGGGCAGCCCGGGCGTGCTGCACGGCGCCCGCAGCATGATGCTGCAGGACGAGGACGGCCAGACCTACGAGTCGCACTCCATCTCCGCCGGCCTCGATTACCCGGGCGTCGGACCGGAGCACGCCTGGCTGAACAGCATCGGCCGGGCCGGCTACCGCCCCGTCACCGACGCCGCAGCCATGGACGCGCTCCTGCTGCTCAGCCGCACCGAGGGCATCATCCCCGCCATCGAGTCGGCGCACGCCCTCGCCGGCGCGCTGGAGCTCGGCCGCGAGCTCGGCCCGGACTCGACCATCCTGGTCAACCTGAGCGGCCGCGGCGACAAGGACATGGAGACCGCCGGGCGGTACTTCAAGCTGATCGACGAGGGGGCCACGCAGTCATGA
- the trpA gene encoding tryptophan synthase subunit alpha produces the protein MSAVEQTIRTRVDAGSGALIGYLPVGFPSLGGSIDAAVALVENGVDILEMGLPYSDPVMDGSVIQAATQQALADGFRLRDGFEAVRAITAQVSAPVLIMTYWNPVVQYGVERFADDLAAAGGAGLITPDLIPDEGADWITASERTGLDRVFLAAPTSTPERLRRVVESSRGFVYAVSTMGITGARADVDAAARSLIERLREAGSTSACVGVGISTPEQVREVLGYADGAIVGSALVKALAEGGVDAVGALARELAAGKNEL, from the coding sequence ATGAGTGCTGTTGAGCAGACCATCCGCACCCGCGTGGACGCCGGCAGCGGCGCCCTGATCGGCTACCTGCCGGTCGGCTTCCCGAGCCTCGGCGGCAGCATCGACGCCGCCGTCGCGCTCGTCGAGAACGGCGTCGACATCCTCGAGATGGGCCTGCCGTACTCCGACCCCGTGATGGACGGCAGCGTCATCCAGGCCGCAACCCAGCAGGCCCTGGCCGACGGCTTCCGGCTGCGCGACGGCTTCGAGGCCGTGCGCGCCATCACCGCCCAGGTCAGCGCCCCGGTGCTGATCATGACCTACTGGAACCCGGTCGTGCAGTACGGCGTCGAGCGCTTCGCCGACGACCTCGCCGCCGCCGGCGGGGCCGGGCTGATCACGCCCGACCTGATCCCCGACGAGGGCGCTGACTGGATCACCGCCTCCGAGCGCACCGGCCTCGACCGCGTCTTCCTCGCCGCCCCCACCTCCACGCCCGAGCGCCTGCGCCGGGTCGTCGAGTCCAGCAGGGGCTTCGTCTACGCCGTCTCCACCATGGGCATCACCGGTGCCCGCGCCGACGTCGATGCGGCCGCCCGCAGCCTCATCGAGCGTCTGCGCGAGGCGGGATCCACGAGCGCCTGCGTCGGCGTCGGGATCTCCACGCCGGAGCAGGTGCGCGAGGTCCTCGGCTACGCCGACGGCGCCATCGTGGGCTCCGCCCTGGTCAAGGCACTCGCCGAGGGGGGAGTCGACGCCGTCGGCGCCCTCGCCCGCGAGCTGGCCGCAGGCAAGAACGAACTCTAA
- the lgt gene encoding prolipoprotein diacylglyceryl transferase yields MFAPLSIPSPEWSYFDLGPFRIHAYALCILAGIVAATIMTSMRLTKRGAEPGIVLDIILWAVPLGIIGARIYHVLTHPGDYFYPGADLLRTLYIWEGGNAIFGALIGGAIGAYIGCRMTGIRFWSFADALAPGMLLAQAMGRLGNWFNAELFGLPTTLPWGLEISQSNPAFPVGLPEGTLFHPTFLYEIIWNLAGVAVILLLERKLTLRWGKAFAVYLIWYGLGRSFFEAIRVDPSEMFLGVRTNIWAAWLAVVIGIVLFIVQSRRHTGVEISPYVPGREWNPDDADIESDNADSEEDDHGDGAATIQSTAAAATSTHGPNS; encoded by the coding sequence GTGTTTGCACCGTTGAGCATTCCGAGCCCCGAGTGGAGCTACTTCGACCTCGGTCCGTTCCGCATCCACGCCTACGCCCTGTGCATCCTGGCCGGCATCGTCGCCGCGACGATCATGACCAGCATGCGCCTGACCAAGCGCGGTGCAGAGCCCGGCATCGTGCTGGACATCATCCTCTGGGCGGTGCCGCTCGGCATCATCGGCGCGCGCATCTACCACGTGCTCACCCACCCCGGCGACTACTTCTACCCGGGCGCCGACCTGCTGCGCACCCTGTACATCTGGGAGGGCGGCAACGCCATCTTCGGCGCGCTCATCGGTGGCGCGATCGGTGCATACATCGGATGCCGCATGACCGGCATCCGCTTCTGGTCCTTCGCCGACGCGCTCGCGCCCGGCATGTTGCTGGCACAGGCCATGGGCCGTCTCGGCAACTGGTTCAACGCCGAGCTGTTCGGCCTGCCCACCACGCTGCCGTGGGGCCTGGAGATCTCCCAGAGCAACCCGGCGTTCCCCGTCGGGCTGCCGGAGGGAACCCTGTTCCACCCCACCTTCCTCTACGAGATCATCTGGAACCTGGCCGGCGTCGCCGTCATCCTGCTGCTGGAGCGCAAGCTCACGCTGCGCTGGGGCAAGGCCTTCGCCGTCTACCTGATCTGGTACGGCCTCGGCCGCAGCTTCTTCGAGGCCATCCGGGTCGACCCGAGCGAGATGTTCCTCGGCGTGCGCACCAACATCTGGGCCGCCTGGCTGGCCGTGGTGATCGGAATCGTGCTGTTCATCGTGCAGTCGCGCCGCCACACCGGGGTCGAGATCAGCCCCTACGTGCCGGGTCGTGAATGGAACCCCGACGACGCTGATATAGAATCTGACAACGCAGATTCTGAGGAAGACGACCACGGCGATGGAGCCGCGACCATTCAGTCCACTGCCGCCGCAGCCACAAGCACACACGGCCCCAACTCCTAG